ATGGTCGTCGCCGACCTGACCCAGGGCTCGACCGACGGAACCGTCACCCCGATCACCAACGCTCAGCGGGCCTGGCTCGCGCTGGTCCGACCGCTCACTCTGGTCGAAAGCTTCGCGCTGCTGTCGGTCCCGTCGGCACTCGCACAAGAGGCGATCGAGCGCGACTTGCGCGAACCGATCATGCGCGCGCTGGGGCAGCGGCTCGGCGCCGAAGTGCAGGGTCTCGGCGTTCGGGTAGCGCCCGCACCGGTCGAGCAGGAGCCGCCGCCCGACGAACCGGTCCGGCTGGCCAGCGAGCCGACCGACTTCGAGCGGCGCCGACTCACCGCGGGTGGACCGATCTACGAAGAGATCGACGACAACCAAGAAGCAGTGGTCAACGTCCAGAGTGCCTGGCCGGCGTACTTCACCAAGCCGGCCGACCCGGCGGCTACCGTGATTCCGGCATCAGCCAGCCTGAACAGTAAGTACACCTTCGATACTTTCGTGATCGGCGCGTCCAACCGGTTCGCCCACGCCGCCGCGGTAGCGATCGCCGAAGCGCCGGCCCGGGCCTACAACCCGCTGTTCATCTGGGGCTCGTCCGGTTTGGGGAAAACTCACCTGCTCCATGCCGCAGGCAACTACACCCAGCGGCTGTACCCGGGGATGCGGGTCAAGTACGTCTCCACCGAGGAGTTCACCAACGACTTCATCAACAGTCTGCGGGACGACCGAAAGGTGGCGTTCAAACGGCGCTATCGCGAGACCGACGTGCTGTTGGTGGACGACATCCAGTTCATCGAAGGTAAAGAAGGCATCCAGGAGGAGTTCTTCCACACCTTCAACACGCTGCACAACGCGAACAAGCAGATCGTGGTGTCGTCGGATCGTCCGCCCAAACAACTCACCACGCTCGAGGAACGGCTTCGGACCCGGTTCGAATGGGGACTGATCACCGATGTGCAGCCGCCCGAACTGGAGACCCGGATCGCGATTCTGCGGAAGAAGGCACAGGTGGATCGGCTCGCCGTGTCCGACGACGTGCTCGAGCTGATCGCCAGCCGAATCGAACGCAACATCCGCGAGTTGGAAGGGGCCCTGATCCGGGTCACCGCGTTCGCTTCGCTGAACGGGCAGCCGCTCGACGTCCGGCTGGCCGAAGTGGTGTTGCGTGACCTGGTGCCCGATTCCGCCGCGCTCGAGATCAACGCCGCGACCATCATGGCGGTCACCGCAGAGTACTTCGGGATCACCATCGACGAGCTGTGCGGTCCCGGAAAGGCCCGACAGATCGCTCAGGCCCGGCAGATCGCGATGTACCTCTGCCGGGAGCTCACCGACCTGTCGCTGCCCAAGATCGGCCAGACGTTCGGCCGCGACCATACGACCGTCATGTACGCCGAAAAGAAGATCCGCAAGGAGATGACCGAGCGGCGCAAGGTCTACGACCAGGTCCAGGAGCTGACCGCACGGATCAAGCAGCGCTCGAAGCTCTGACGCACAGCGCCAGTCCAACACGGCTCCAGTCGACGCAGCGCCAGTCGACGCAGCGCCAGCCCGCACCCCGCCGGCCTACATCACGCTGAACACCACAGCCCGACCGGCACAGCCGTGCCCGCCACCACCTGTAGGACGAGCGGCGGCCCCTGGGACGAGTGGCGCCGAAATCCGTGCCCCCGACGCGCCGGGCCCGAGCGACTCGCCGCGTACATCGCACAATTCCACACCTGTGCACAACTATGTGAATAGAGGCGTGACGTTGGGGATAGCGTGGGATTTCCGGCCGAACAGATCTGCCGAACTCACAAATCAACAGCCCTGTCCTCGAGTCGTTCACCGCTCCATCCCCAGCCCAACACGCTGAGTCAGCTGGCCGAAACAGCGGTTACTCACAGGTTGCACAGGACCTAATACTGCTTCGAAAATTGTCCTTACTCTTTGCTCTTTGAAACAGCGGGTGTGCACAACTCGCCAGTCGGCGCGCGGCAACGGCTCCGATCCGCTCAGCGATCATCCGATCGGACTTTCCAAGCCGGTCCCCGAACGCCTAGCGTGTCTGTCGGCCCGGTGTGCCAGACTGCGAACAACCGGCCGGGTAGTCCGGTTTTCACCGGGCCGCCGGCTCAGTCCAGGGGTAGCGCCGACGGACCGGATCAGCGCAGCCGAATCGAGAGGACGACGGGCGATGGAGCTTGCTACGAGCCTGAAGTTTCGGGTCCCGCGGGAGGATTTCGCCGACTCGGTGAGCTGGGTCGCCCGCAGCCTCCCGTCCCGTCCGCCCGTCCCGATCCTCGGTGGCGTGTTGCTCGCGGTCGACGAGCAGGGGCTGAGCGTGTCCGGCTTCGACTACGAGGTCTCGGCGCAGGTGCGGGTGCCGGCCGAGGTCGGTGGCCAAGGCACCGTCCTGGTGTCCGGCCGCCTGCTCGCCGAGATCACCAAGTCGTTGCCGGCCAAGCCGGTGGATGTCGGAACCGACGGCACTCGGGTCGTGGTCACCTGCGGAAGTGCGAAATTTTCGTTGCCGACCATGCCGGTCGAGGACTATCCGCAGCTGCCCGAGCTGCCGCAACAGACCGGATCGATCCCGGCAGATCGGTTCGCCGAGGCGATCGGACAGGTTGCGGTGGCCGCCGGCCGGGACGACACGCTGCCGATGCTGACCGGGATCCGGGTGGAGATCGAGGGCGACCAGCTGGTGCTCGCGGCGACCGATCGTTTCCGGCTGGCCGTCCGGCACCTGGAGTGGGCGCCTAATCGAGCCGACTTGTCGGCGGCGGTGTTGGTGCCGGCCCGCACGCTGGCCGAGGCGGCCAAATCGTTGTCCGGTCCCGCGGACGCACCGGTCGAGTTGTCGCTCGGGTCGGGTTCCACGGTCGGTTCGGACGGGCTGCTCGGCATCGTCGCCGAACAACGCCGCACCACCACCCGGTTGCTCGATGCGGAGTTCCCGAAGTTTCGGCAGCTGCTGCCCAAGGAACACACCTCGGTGGCGATCGTGGCGATCCAGCCGTTGGTCGACG
Above is a genomic segment from Skermania piniformis containing:
- the dnaN gene encoding DNA polymerase III subunit beta, encoding MELATSLKFRVPREDFADSVSWVARSLPSRPPVPILGGVLLAVDEQGLSVSGFDYEVSAQVRVPAEVGGQGTVLVSGRLLAEITKSLPAKPVDVGTDGTRVVVTCGSAKFSLPTMPVEDYPQLPELPQQTGSIPADRFAEAIGQVAVAAGRDDTLPMLTGIRVEIEGDQLVLAATDRFRLAVRHLEWAPNRADLSAAVLVPARTLAEAAKSLSGPADAPVELSLGSGSTVGSDGLLGIVAEQRRTTTRLLDAEFPKFRQLLPKEHTSVAIVAIQPLVDAVKRVALVAERGAQVRMEFSGEGLLLAAGGDDAGRAEEWLEVDFRGEPLTIAFNPGYLIDGLGSLHAEQALFGFTTSSRPAVLRPAAADDDPRPAENGTFVAPESAYTYLLMPVRLPG